The following is a genomic window from Gallus gallus isolate bGalGal1 chromosome 21, bGalGal1.mat.broiler.GRCg7b, whole genome shotgun sequence.
CTACTGACATTAGGAAACTCAAGATACACTGACATGCCCACACCACCCTTTTCAAGTGCAAAGTGCAAAGATGCTTCAAGTCAGTAGAGAAGTGGTGAGGAAGGCACTCAGATCAAAGCTATCCTGTCAAGCAGCATAAACTTATTTCCAGGAGAGCAGCTCCCTGGTCCTATACTGGACCACATCAGTATAagatcttagagatctttgaaccagagcaaagaaacagcagcaactgGCGATTGGCTAGGTCTCCTCCCACACTAAGATCATTTTTaccttctttattttcaaggatATTGGGGGCAAAGCCACCCTCATCACCCACGTTGGTTGCATCCTTGCCATACTTCTCCTTGATAACATTCTTCAGATTGTGATAGACCTCTGCACCAATGCGCATTGCCTCCTTGAAGTTGTCAGCACCCACAGGGAGGATCATGAACTCCTGCATAGCCAGCTTGTTGCCAGCATGGGAGCCACCGTTGATGACATTGAAAGCCTTGAAGTAATCCAAAGGAAAGGTCATTTAACATATTTCATTGTAAGCAGACAACAGCAAGACATACTCCACCAACAAGATAATTTAACCCAAGACCAAATTACACTACAAGCACCTGGTCAGATCATGTCTCTAGCTAGTTTTGTAAGGAAACTTACAGGAACAGGCAGAATGACTTCAGGGTTTCCAGCAAGGTCAGCAATGTGGCGGTACAGGGGGACACCCttctcagcagcaccagctttGCAAACAGCCAGAGATACACCCAAGATGGCATTGGCACCAAATTTAGCTGAAATAGGAGCAGATTGTTTACAGAAATATTACATTTTCCTGAAGAGATTCAGTAATATCAGCACAATCACGGTCTTGGTTAGGTAAGTGCACAGCATAAGCCATTTACCTTACCAGAAACATGCAGTACATTAGACCTGTACAACAACCTTAACCTTTTCATGACTCACAACACAAAGCCCACTTACATTTGTTCTCCGTTCCATCCATTTCCAGCATCAGTTTGTCTATCTTTTCTTGCTCCACCACGTTGACATTCTGCAGAGAGAAACAGGTGGAACACTGTGTGAAGAGCAACGTGGCTCAGAGAACTCCCACCTACCCACTGCAGCTTTATTTCCCTGGCAGGCATAAGGAACTGCTTTAAGTACAACTACCAACAGTAACCTACTTCATATTGTTATCAAACAGCAGCATCTTCTGGTCACTTCCAATAGATGACAAAGGCTGACCAAAGTTTGACAAATCAAAAGCTTCTTTTATTGCTCATATTCAGAGCTAGAAGGCCAGGATCCTTGACTGCCTAACTGTGGACAGTTACATTACTATAAGCCTGACCTGGGGGAAAGCTCCTGTTTGTGACATCTGTTCCCATACTGCAAGCTCAAAGACAACTGGCTTGCTCAGGTCACAAAGCCATCTGTAACTCAATACATACAGTTAGGAATTGCAGCTGAGAACGTGCAATCACTTTATGCATTATCACCATCTTGCCCCATCATTTGCAGCTAGGGCTCAGTGCTCAGAAAGGGCACAAGCATCTCAAGTCAACTTCACTAAGATTCCTTTAAGGCTACCGTCCCAATGAGCTTGGACAAAACCCACCCACCACTGTGTGCCCCCACACCCCCCGCCCCCAGTTCAGTCACCCCATAATGCAGCTTGCATCTTAAATGCACTCCACTGAGACTTCCAGGTGCTAAAGTGttgctgcacactgctggagATTCTTTTGATTAAGTGTTAGAGATGCAATCATTAAGGGAAGCAATTACTGTAGGTCAGTTTTTTCTCATGCACTCCAATACACAGGCTAACATCTCCCACGTAATACAGTTCCTGTTACTGCCTCTAGAGAGAAAACCCATCAGCCAGGATGCACTGGACTGGCATTAACTGATGTTAGCAGAAGACAGATTGCTCCTACCTTGCTAATCAGTGCAGGTGCAATTGTTTTATTGACGTGCTCAACAGCTTTTGAGACACCTGGAAAGAACAAGCAAATCAGACACCGGTCAACCACACTTGTTATGCAGGCATTAGTAGATGATCTCAATACCATCTCATGCTATTCAAATCCCAGTTCAACCTGAGCTCACTGCTGAACACTTAAAGACACCATCTCAACTGAATGGAAGTTGCATGAAGCAATCATCTAGAAATGCCTGCTGCAATGTTAGTTTGCAAGACCATGCACTGGAGATGTCTGTCCAAGTGACAAGGTTGCACTAAAAGCACATCCATTACCTGTGTACACAATGCTGTCGCCAGGAACTCGTTAACATATTTAACAGCTCTGGATACACCTGACAGAAGTGAAATGGACAAGAGaatcaaggaagagatgaagGCTCACAGCCAAAGACAAAATCAGTCatgcaagaaaaagcaaaggtcACAAACAGGGAAACAGAGCTACAGATCCCCAGGTGTCTGACACTGAGCAGTAGTCCAGAAACAAAAGGGTTCAGAAGGCAGAGGAAGTTGTGCAGCAGTCAGCCAggctgtgtttttgttcttcccACCCTGGTTTGATACTGCAAAATCAATTGCAGACCCAAACCTTGACTGGCCAAATGACAGCACTTAGAACAGGTTTTAGGATAGCCTACTCCTACCCGTTGGAAGATTGTATGagtagggaaaaagaaaaacttttcccTGGAAGTTAAgcatgcagcagctcaggcatTTATTTCACTATTTGCCATCATTGTGTAACACTCCTGAAGCATCATCTTAGCACATGTACTTTACACTTGATCCAACGCCTTAGAAAACACCACTGTTAGGTAAAACAAGAGCTCCAGCATCAACTTGCTTCTTTCCCATAAGCACAGATCAGTTACCAGCTACCAACACCAACCAAAGGAATGCTCTCATCCCTGCAGAGCATTTAAATATCCCTGAAAACCTAAGCTTCAGAACCCAGTAAATGCTAATTAAGTGTACCCTGAACTGCATTAATTGCTTTCAGATAGTTTAAGTCTACAAATTTATATTACAGAAGACCTTCCAGCTATCTGTAACTCATCCCATTTGGTGAGGTGATTTTAAACTCATGTTACTTGCCAAGAGATACAAAACCCTGAGCTGTGACAGCCTGCTGAGGAAGCTCAGACTACGCTGTCTAGTTAACTGCCCATGAAGAAGTGGCTACAGGATCAGGTTTAGCAGCTCTAAGCACACACATTTAGCACAGTGAGCTAAGTACACATTTATATTGCTCAGGGAAAAGATGCCTTAAGTGGATAGCAGAAGCTCTTCTGTTCTTTGGTATATTCAGTCATCTGCAGTTTATTTTGCACTGCAGCAGTAACCATCATGGATCTTAAGTAGTAATTACCCACTCTGACTGCTCGCTCTTAATAGgtacaaaatatttcatcttcctttcatCTGCCTGGCAAGGAAAGTTTGGAGCAGAGACAATTAACCTTACAACTGAGAGATAATTGATTGCATGGAGTTGGAAACTATCACCAATACTTTTACAGCAGCAAGCTGAAGCGGAGTCCTACTGCCCAAGTCCTGAAGAATTGCTACTAGGATGTTTATTAATGTCCTCTTAGACACTGTTACTCATTTCCCTCCATGCTACCAGTCTGCTGACTGTTTAGTTACTTTTCAGGACATATAATCAGTCCACaagcaattaaaatataataacTAAAACAAGCTTCAGTATTATGACTATCCACAGCGAAAGAAAAGTCAAACGGCTTTAGCTATGACGCAGCCTGAAATGGAAGCATTTCAATGATTACTCATAGCATTGCATGTTTCTCATTGCCACCAGCTGCTATGAACCACAAATTCAGAACTCTGCATGTTGGGATCTAATGAGTTTTAAAGTGCCACAGTAGATACATTTAACAATAGTCATtagaaattttttttctattatgaGATCTGGCAACTAGCTGCAGTGAAGCACTCTCTCTACCTTACACCAACAAGTAAGGCAACAAAAAGTACAACTAAGTATGTCTCAGCATGCTGTACTACAGACATGCTCAGCCAGCTGGTACATCTGAGTCCCACatgcagtgctggaagcagTCACTCTGCTCAGGCCCCTGGGAAACCCTGCATTCTGTGCCTTACCTTCACTTCAGTTGCACAGCCTATGTGCAGGTATGCACATCTTACCATTCATCACTTTCACTTCATTGCCATGCCTTGTACAGGCTATGGGAGGCAGTAAAGGAGCCCAGGTTCCTACTAATACAATCTAGCCTAACTTCAGCAGCAACACTTCCATTGTAACAAGCCAAGCCAGACACCCATATTCAGGTTTACCTTTTCCCAAGTAGCGTGTCTTGTCATTGTCACGAAGCTCTAGAGCTTCATAGATTCCAGTTGAGGCACCGCTGGGAACAGCAGCTCTGAACAGACCTGTTTATAACAACAAAGAATCTGCCTTAGCACATGGAAAACCACCAAGCATGCTTCACCCACACATCGTCCCAACCTACCGCATGCTTCCACCCCTGTAGACAGGGGAGGTCATATCTAAATCAGATCTTACTGATCCCACATGATCTGTCTGCTCCATTAGTGTCACCAATTCAACAGTGTCTCCCCAAAGCAAGCTTTCACTTGTTCAgaggaatatatatattctcttcCTGTGTGAATTTCAATGATGTGTTCGGAAAGCTACCCATCTGCCTTCCAATACAGTAGCTTTATTCAGTAAGTCTACTTTTAAGGCCAGTCTAGTCACTGAGTTCTTAAGTTCTTGTGAGATGTGGCACATGAGTCAATTCAGGGACTTGTTTTGCTCATCTGAGCTCTTCAGACTACTCATTCTTCCAATTAAGGGTGCTGAACTTCAAGAGCAAATTGGAGTTTGTTCAGCCTACTGTTCAAGATGCCAGCCTTCCATCTCCTGCCTTTCCCTTATCCCACTTAGGCAAAGAGCTTAGCATGGGCAATCTCATTAAATGACTGCATTAATCTTTTGAGGCAAAAAGATCAGCTATTTAGTTAGTGTATTACAGTCATTGTATTTGCTCATTCCACTGAATCACACTGGTCTGTGCCTGTACAATGCCTTTGTCAGATCCTATCAAATATGGTTTGAACAACTAACAAACTAAGGAAAAGTGTAATAATTAGAAATATAAGACGTTATATGCAAAAACCCAATTAGACAAGATGCTGGGTCCTGCCTGATTACCTACGCAGAGAAGAAGACCTTACCCAGGATTCAATTCCACAGCAGAAGACCTGCTTACAGAGCTTGAGAAGTTAAACATGCTCAAGTGTAGTCAAACAGACTTAAATGAACACAGAAAAACTAAGTCCATTAGCAACTGCTTAGGGACAGGAAGAAGGTGTTAACTGAGTTGGCCAATGCCATTCAAGTTAAGCTCAGGACAAGGGGAGGGAGGCACATCACACTGTTTGCATTAACACTTGTGCAATGTAGACAAATATCTACTAAGGACTCACCCTTGTTGGTGTAGAGGTCTACCTCAACAGTGGGATTCCCACGAGAATCAAAGATTTCACGGGCGTGGATCTTCAGAATGGACATCTTGAACACCTGGCAGAAGAGTTGAGCATTAATAACTCATAACCAGCAGTGTCATCAACAGTCATGGGAACAGCTCAGAAACACTACTTCACACTAAGTAGGAAAACATTTAGTACTTGACTGGAGTGTTACACAAGGAGGAGAGGAACCTCAGCCTAAGCAGGAAGAACCATCTAAAACCAGAAGTTTATATGCTCAGCATATAAACGCAGACAAGTAATCCCAATACAGGAAATTTCTGCAGCTAGTTAGAATTCTTTTTGCTACAAGACTTCAGGGCAACAGCTCTTAGTATGCACAGCAGCTGTCCAGGGCCCAGTGTAACCTGTCCTTGAAATAGGaacagacacccacagctctaaCTAAGCACTAATAGTTATGCCCTTTCTTAAAAGAAGCATCTACAGGAATAGCCTTTCCTCTTACAGGGAAGACAGACCACCACAACCTTTGAGAACTTCCTTCTGCCCCCACCTCACATACCTAAACTTAAGAAAACTGCAGTAAGGGATGTCTTATGTAAGCTCAGatagtactttaaaaaaaatcaagtcagaCGAATGCCTGTAAGCCATGGACCAGCACCAAAACTATCTCATCTGCGGAGAAAGCTCAGCCTCAGAACCATCTGGAAGCTGCTTCTGGCATGCCCATGTGGGTGGTAGCTCTGAATAACAGAATGGTCATGAATCTCCCCTCAGTTACTGAGACGACAGGCTCTCACAGTACTGCTGCTTGTACCAACgcaggaggaaggcagcttCACAACCTCTCTTCCTCCACAGGAAAGTTTTTCTCCCCCATGTTAAAAGACACAGATAGTCATTCAGTTTGCCCCCTGGGGACAAAACGCCCTCCAAACTGCCTTGCCTCTGAGCAGCTGGCTGTACAAGGCAGCTCAGATATTCTAGATACCGTCTGCTTTACTGTAAGACTCACACCCTGACAGATGATATGACTGTCCTAAGAAGCAGAGCAAGCTAGATCCAACTGCCCTGCATGCTGTCACTACTTAACTTTAATCAGTGAACATACAAGCAAGAAATAAATCCCTGCAACTTCCATGTTAGGAGTCCCACCCACGCAGATTTCTGCCACACGCTCCAAGCAACCACTAAGGTGAACAATCACCACTTATCTGAAAAAGGCCTTTGCAGCTTCTTCTGCTGGCACCTGCTatgccttgctttccttttcagaaccAGATTTGCTACAAGACATAAGGTGCTCTGTTCCCTGGAAGCACAGGCAGCTCACAAGGAAGTCTTACTGCAATGCAAGGTCTGTTCACCTTCACAAAGGTGTTACTCCAGCAATACATGCAGCTGGAGCTTCCATTGGTATCCCAGGTCTGACATTACTCAAGTGTCCTTGGAAATGACCTCCCCAACagtccctcctttttttttttttttaagagggaGGCATTTCACAGCACTGCACCATTCCAAgaattctctgtgctttttttcctgctcattTTCACATCCCCTCAGTTCTGCATTCAAGAAACTGTTTTCCCACTGAGTCTTCCCCTGGGTAAACCCAGTAACATTCAGCTCACCACAAGCTATGGAGATGTGCACTCTTGCCTTCATCTATCCAGCTAGATGGAGAGCCCACACACAGGCCTAGGTGCAGGAAGGCTAACTGTACACAAGCTTGGACAGTTGCGCTGCCGCTCCAGACCTTTGCACTTTGTGATGGAGCTAGTTAAACACACTGATACCAGAGTGGTCTTTATGCACATATTACCTTAAACCTTGTTTTGTACTCTAATCTGCTGGCAAGGTCAGAGCCTCTCTTTGGCTTCCCGGGCCTCACTGGGAGCAGCCATGTTGCTGCCTTCTCCAAGGCCACATTACAGCCAAGGCATCACTCCCAGTTCAAGTCCTATCAGTCATCACCCACTCCCTgatgctgtgctctgcacagggaatgcagtactccaacaATAGAGCAGAACCCTCTAATCAAAGTTACAGTGATTTGCAAGCTCACTACCAGTTTTATTACCAAAAGATTAACACATGGAAGCTATTTTGCAGCCACGTTTCTCTTAACAcatgcatttctctttgcaCATCGCTACAAGAATCAGTATGGAGAGTAAAAACCAGTAATAGTTTGGCCACAGAACTAGCCTAATTAATTTAGAGTGCTTATCACAGAGCTGCCATGCAGTTATCAGTGACACTTACACGCTTTAAGTCTGCAACTCTCATACCAccaccctgaaaaaaaaataaccttacTGCTCATTAATCCTTGACCTCACTGTCTTAAATCCTAACAACTGCTCTGCCTCGACACGCCTGGACCCAACAGGGCACCTTCTGCTCTTACTCCTGTGTCCCACGTGGTTCCTGCTCACCAATGCAGCACGGTGTAAGGCAATTTAATACCGTGCGGCACAGAATGACTCAAAGGCCCACGAACTCCTTCCTCCCTCAGTGCTCATCAAGATGGAGGCCTGGAACTGCACCGCCGCAGCCGTGGTGCTGCGTGACCGCCTGCAGTGCTTCCTGCCGGGCCGTGCCGCAGCCCTGCCCCGTGACTCAGCCGCGCGTAACGGAACAGAGGCCAAGATCCTCTCGGCAGCCAGTTTTTCCGTACGGAATGCCCACAGATGGGCATCACGTTGTGGGGGGCCGCTCCCCCGAGTGCTGCCTACAGATAACCGGGATTTAACCCCGCCGGGAGACATGAAGCACCCAGATTTAGGCGTTGACgtaaaacattaaatatttgacACGGAGGTGAAGGACATCCAACGCTGTTAAAGAGGGGAAAGGTCCAAACCGCGACTCACCGTCCGAGATGTACTGCTTAATGATTAAGAGAGAGACGTTAAGCGCCGCCCGAGACGCACCGCGCTGCCACCCCCGGGCACGCGCAGCGCCCCCCCACAGCCCAACGTGGAGGGCACGGGGCCCGCAGGCCCACCGACCGCCCAGGTGCGGCCcgagcggggcggcgggcgtATCGCAGCGCCCGGCCGGGCAGCAGCTCCA
Proteins encoded in this region:
- the ENO1 gene encoding alpha-enolase isoform X3 gives rise to the protein MSILKIHAREIFDSRGNPTVEVDLYTNKGLFRAAVPSGASTGIYEALELRDNDKTRYLGKGVSKAVEHVNKTIAPALISKNVNVVEQEKIDKLMLEMDGTENKSKFGANAILGVSLAVCKAGAAEKGVPLYRHIADLAGNPEVILPVPAFNVINGGSHAGNKLAMQEFMILPVGADNFKEAMRIGAEVYHNLKNVIKEKYGKDATNVGDEGGFAPNILENKEALELLKTAIGKAGYSDKVVIGMDVAASEFYRDGKYDLDFKSPDDPSRYISPDQLADLYKGFVKNYPVVSIEDPFDQDDWAAWKKFTASVGIQVVGDDLTVTNPKRIAKAVEEKSCNCLLLKVNQIGSVTESLQACKLAQSNGWGVMVSHRSGETEDTFIADLVVGLCTGQIKTGAPCRSERLAKYNQLLRIEEELGSKAHFAGRNFRNPRIN
- the ENO1 gene encoding alpha-enolase isoform X4 translates to MSILKIHAREIFDSRGNPTVEVDLYTNKGLFRAAVPSGASTGIYEALELRDNDKTRYLGKGVSRAVKYVNEFLATALCTQNVNVVEQEKIDKLMLEMDGTENKSKFGANAILGVSLAVCKAGAAEKGVPLYRHIADLAGNPEVILPVPAFNVINGGSHAGNKLAMQEFMILPVGADNFKEAMRIGAEVYHNLKNVIKEKYGKDATNVGDEGGFAPNILENKEALELLKTAIGKAGYSDKVVIGMDVAASEFYRDGKYDLDFKSPDDPSRYISPDQLADLYKGFVKNYPVVSIEDPFDQDDWAAWKKFTASVGIQVVGDDLTVTNPKRIAKAVEEKSCNCLLLKVNQIGSVTESLQACKLAQSNGWGVMVSHRSGETEDTFIADLVVGLCTGQIKTGAPCRSERLAKYNQLLRIEEELGSKAHFAGRNFRNPRIN
- the ENO1 gene encoding alpha-enolase isoform X1 — its product is MRVADLKRVFKMSILKIHAREIFDSRGNPTVEVDLYTNKGLFRAAVPSGASTGIYEALELRDNDKTRYLGKGVSKAVEHVNKTIAPALISKNVNVVEQEKIDKLMLEMDGTENKSKFGANAILGVSLAVCKAGAAEKGVPLYRHIADLAGNPEVILPVPAFNVINGGSHAGNKLAMQEFMILPVGADNFKEAMRIGAEVYHNLKNVIKEKYGKDATNVGDEGGFAPNILENKEALELLKTAIGKAGYSDKVVIGMDVAASEFYRDGKYDLDFKSPDDPSRYISPDQLADLYKGFVKNYPVVSIEDPFDQDDWAAWKKFTASVGIQVVGDDLTVTNPKRIAKAVEEKSCNCLLLKVNQIGSVTESLQACKLAQSNGWGVMVSHRSGETEDTFIADLVVGLCTGQIKTGAPCRSERLAKYNQLLRIEEELGSKAHFAGRNFRNPRIN
- the ENO1 gene encoding alpha-enolase isoform X2, translating into MRVADLKRVFKMSILKIHAREIFDSRGNPTVEVDLYTNKGLFRAAVPSGASTGIYEALELRDNDKTRYLGKGVSRAVKYVNEFLATALCTQNVNVVEQEKIDKLMLEMDGTENKSKFGANAILGVSLAVCKAGAAEKGVPLYRHIADLAGNPEVILPVPAFNVINGGSHAGNKLAMQEFMILPVGADNFKEAMRIGAEVYHNLKNVIKEKYGKDATNVGDEGGFAPNILENKEALELLKTAIGKAGYSDKVVIGMDVAASEFYRDGKYDLDFKSPDDPSRYISPDQLADLYKGFVKNYPVVSIEDPFDQDDWAAWKKFTASVGIQVVGDDLTVTNPKRIAKAVEEKSCNCLLLKVNQIGSVTESLQACKLAQSNGWGVMVSHRSGETEDTFIADLVVGLCTGQIKTGAPCRSERLAKYNQLLRIEEELGSKAHFAGRNFRNPRIN